The following coding sequences are from one bacterium window:
- a CDS encoding AAA family ATPase, producing the protein MWNRKVKMFWMNHWVKVLIIFGVVTLVSLAIIGLLSLESYYLHMTLAQLPLTLLMGAIHALIFAYVIISMQTGTLLKLKKTPIKSENVNVTFDDVKGIDEAKKEALEVVELIKDRTRIKKIGGKIVRGLLMIGPPGCGKTLLAKAIAKESGIPFLSMAASEFVEIFVGMGASRVRKLFKKARQLAYGYGACIIFIDEIDAIGRGRTYSFMGGGGETNTTQNQLLVEMDGLKEREENVITIGATNAPESILDKALLRPGRFDRKIYIDRPGLEGREELFHHYLRKVKHDPSIDISRLARNTVYKSAADIENIVKEAALIATRESKENVEWEDLSQAMDRIDMGIKHKRKLSERERKMTAYHETGHLIVLYILHPTDDVFKASIASRGGALGAVLHQPREELFTTNKEQALANIKVCLGGYVAENLKFGTTTTGVADDFKKAMAHAHAMVWKFGMGSNDYLGDYSIIPESQISNELKQKLNQETQEILHKCHQEVENLLKKEWTIMERFVSELLEKEELEYDEIEAIFAEYGKNNQKGKQEATVTVPMNRDCTKPL; encoded by the coding sequence ATGTGGAATAGAAAGGTGAAAATGTTCTGGATGAACCACTGGGTAAAGGTACTCATAATTTTTGGCGTTGTAACCCTGGTTTCTTTAGCCATAATAGGACTACTCTCATTAGAGTCGTACTATCTGCATATGACTCTCGCCCAGTTACCTCTCACTCTACTGATGGGCGCAATTCACGCTTTGATCTTTGCCTATGTTATTATCAGCATGCAAACAGGCACGCTCCTCAAGTTGAAGAAAACCCCTATCAAGAGCGAAAATGTGAATGTTACATTTGATGATGTAAAAGGTATAGACGAAGCGAAAAAAGAGGCGTTGGAAGTTGTGGAACTCATCAAGGACAGGACACGCATTAAAAAAATCGGAGGCAAAATAGTAAGGGGGCTGTTGATGATCGGTCCTCCGGGGTGCGGAAAGACTCTCTTGGCTAAGGCCATAGCTAAAGAGTCGGGTATACCCTTTCTCTCTATGGCAGCAAGTGAATTTGTGGAAATATTTGTGGGAATGGGAGCTTCCAGAGTACGCAAACTATTCAAAAAGGCCAGGCAACTCGCTTATGGCTATGGAGCCTGTATAATCTTTATTGATGAAATTGACGCTATTGGCCGGGGTAGAACGTACAGCTTCATGGGAGGAGGAGGAGAGACTAATACCACTCAAAATCAGCTCCTGGTGGAAATGGATGGTTTGAAAGAGAGGGAGGAAAATGTGATTACCATTGGAGCAACAAATGCTCCTGAAAGCATCTTAGATAAGGCATTACTTAGACCGGGCAGGTTCGACCGAAAGATATACATCGACAGGCCTGGCCTGGAAGGGAGGGAGGAACTCTTTCACCACTATTTAAGAAAAGTCAAACACGACCCTTCTATCGATATTTCTCGTTTAGCGAGAAACACAGTGTATAAGAGCGCAGCAGATATTGAGAACATAGTCAAGGAGGCAGCTTTAATAGCTACCCGGGAATCGAAGGAGAACGTGGAGTGGGAAGACCTGTCGCAAGCAATGGATAGAATCGATATGGGCATTAAACACAAGAGAAAACTGAGCGAAAGGGAGAGAAAAATGACAGCATACCACGAGACCGGGCACCTGATAGTCCTATACATTCTCCATCCCACAGATGATGTGTTTAAAGCTTCCATTGCTTCCCGGGGAGGAGCATTGGGAGCTGTGCTCCACCAGCCACGAGAGGAACTATTTACTACCAACAAGGAGCAGGCGCTGGCAAATATAAAGGTTTGCCTGGGCGGATATGTTGCTGAGAACTTAAAGTTCGGCACTACCACAACAGGAGTGGCTGACGACTTCAAGAAAGCAATGGCTCATGCCCACGCAATGGTCTGGAAATTTGGTATGGGAAGTAACGACTATTTAGGAGATTACTCTATCATTCCCGAGTCACAGATTTCCAATGAGCTTAAACAGAAGCTGAACCAGGAAACTCAGGAGATACTCCATAAATGTCACCAGGAAGTAGAGAATCTCCTGAAAAAAGAATGGACAATAATGGAGCGCTTCGTTTCCGAACTCCTGGAAAAAGAAGAGTTGGAATATGATGAAATTGAAGCCATCTTTGCTGAGTACGGAAAAAACAACCAGAAGGGAAAACAGGAAGCGACTGTAACAGTCCCGATGAATAGGGATTGTACAAAGCCATTGTAG
- a CDS encoding efflux RND transporter periplasmic adaptor subunit — protein MMVYKWIRRNKLVFIVLVLAGAGILLAVTSRFGKPLFTTSKERLLSSIKRGKKTKELQKKAEKETQLREEEVPVNVFRVARGTFQDTLSAMGTVKGGSEIELRFQVAGMVKSFDFREGDKVSKGEVIARLDQNDALLKLKQAQIELEEYEKLYSIGAIIKSKLEQARLAARLASSEFEKTYLRAVRNGIIGDKNVEVGEFVTPNVKVATLVSLETVVVELGIIEKEIDRVFLGQKVTVNVDTYPEIDFTGRVSNISPLIAGKSKTLSVKANLDNPGGLLLPGMFARVKISVFEKENALLIPSDSLDRSTGEFRVFVVGDDNVAYAQPVEVAYLSSDYAQIAGGLEEDELVVMEKPESLTDGKRVRIIEVKEYGEAEEEVSMIGEEGGE, from the coding sequence ATGATGGTGTATAAATGGATTAGGAGAAACAAGCTCGTTTTCATAGTTCTGGTTCTGGCAGGAGCAGGAATTCTACTGGCAGTGACGTCCAGGTTTGGAAAGCCTCTGTTTACTACCAGCAAAGAGAGACTCCTCTCCTCAATAAAGCGTGGAAAAAAGACAAAAGAACTGCAGAAGAAAGCTGAGAAGGAGACTCAATTAAGGGAAGAAGAGGTTCCGGTCAACGTGTTTAGAGTAGCCAGGGGAACGTTCCAGGACACTCTCTCGGCAATGGGCACGGTAAAAGGTGGTTCTGAGATAGAGCTCAGATTCCAGGTCGCGGGGATGGTTAAATCCTTCGATTTTCGTGAAGGTGATAAGGTAAGCAAGGGAGAAGTCATAGCCCGCCTGGATCAGAATGATGCCCTGCTGAAATTGAAACAGGCGCAGATTGAATTGGAAGAGTACGAAAAGCTCTATTCCATTGGAGCCATCATAAAGTCGAAATTGGAACAGGCCAGGCTGGCTGCCAGGCTTGCTTCCTCAGAATTTGAGAAGACTTATCTCCGGGCTGTCAGGAATGGAATAATAGGCGATAAGAACGTTGAGGTGGGAGAGTTCGTTACTCCCAATGTGAAGGTAGCCACGCTGGTTAGCCTGGAGACCGTTGTTGTGGAACTGGGAATTATCGAGAAAGAGATAGACCGTGTTTTCTTAGGCCAGAAGGTCACGGTTAATGTAGACACCTATCCAGAAATAGACTTCACTGGCAGGGTAAGTAACATCTCACCTTTAATAGCAGGGAAGAGTAAGACATTGTCAGTGAAAGCTAACCTGGATAATCCTGGCGGGTTACTACTTCCGGGGATGTTCGCCCGTGTTAAAATCTCCGTATTTGAGAAAGAGAATGCTCTCCTCATTCCCAGCGATAGCTTAGACAGATCGACCGGAGAGTTCAGGGTGTTTGTGGTGGGAGATGACAATGTTGCTTATGCTCAACCAGTAGAGGTGGCCTATCTCTCTTCGGATTACGCTCAGATTGCTGGAGGCCTGGAAGAGGACGAACTGGTGGTTATGGAAAAGCCTGAGAGTTTAACCGATGGCAAAAGAGTAAGAATAATTGAAGTAAAAGAATATGGTGAGGCCGAAGAAGAAGTATCTATGATTGGTGAAGAAGGTGGCGAGTAA
- a CDS encoding TolC family protein — protein sequence MYKFTRIVALIILSLMVFVFGAWGAKIVQLEEIRVEEVAGKTRVVVINTGRVSYTCFILDSPPRLIINFVDDNLYSRESERMVVNKGVVEEIRCVYKQKGEKATPLLDYLVLQLNQSSSFQTEREKNSIVVDLKSVLSNTRVRKVAAKSPNSIKGKEKRIGDLEDCLRIAIDNSKTLKIAEEEVRLAELKVREATRGLFPSVAAKLDRTDGNINSLETKGVDAGFRETEFGLQIGQSLYQGGKFKSTLDQAKVKLEMAEKKHEKTEQDLIFDVKKAYYNLVSSQANVHEQEKLLRQAESILEEVRKKHSLKLITKEELLNVQSQHNQANYQKISEEKDYSLALLTLKQLLNLDEPVSVEVDTELDFQDLGISLEQSLEVAGEHNLDLAISKLSMKFAEMGKKIARSDQKFKIDLSGFYGRGGGAYKTEDLKISDSWYAGIKVSKTLGGSTISSGYTSDQTNPKLGQTSRTESNTGSVTLSLFDNLKNLSEEKESDIEYEKAVNEVKKTEKKMESEVKESYFNYEKSLIQIEATSKEIEFRNEQERIAREKGKRNLARNSEVLGAEINLTSARTSYNEALAYYHIALASLNKAIGIEKYKRGE from the coding sequence ATGTATAAATTTACCAGAATTGTTGCTTTAATTATCCTGTCACTAATGGTCTTTGTTTTTGGGGCCTGGGGCGCAAAAATTGTCCAATTGGAAGAGATAAGGGTCGAAGAGGTAGCTGGAAAGACAAGGGTAGTGGTGATTAATACCGGCCGGGTAAGCTACACTTGCTTCATTCTGGACTCGCCTCCCAGGCTAATAATAAATTTTGTTGATGACAATCTGTATAGCAGAGAGAGTGAAAGAATGGTAGTAAATAAGGGTGTGGTGGAAGAAATTCGTTGTGTGTATAAACAGAAAGGAGAAAAAGCTACTCCCCTCCTCGATTACCTTGTTCTGCAGCTCAACCAGTCCTCCTCGTTCCAGACAGAGAGAGAAAAGAACTCCATAGTTGTAGATTTAAAATCCGTCCTTTCAAACACTCGAGTTCGTAAAGTAGCAGCAAAATCTCCGAACTCAATAAAGGGAAAAGAAAAAAGGATAGGAGACCTCGAAGATTGCTTAAGAATAGCTATAGATAACTCCAAAACTCTTAAGATTGCCGAGGAGGAAGTCAGGCTTGCCGAACTAAAGGTGCGCGAGGCAACGAGGGGCCTCTTTCCTTCTGTGGCAGCCAAACTGGACAGGACCGACGGCAATATAAACTCATTGGAGACCAAAGGGGTCGATGCGGGATTTAGAGAGACAGAGTTTGGGTTACAAATCGGGCAGTCACTCTACCAGGGAGGGAAATTCAAGTCTACCCTTGATCAGGCAAAAGTGAAATTGGAGATGGCGGAAAAGAAACATGAGAAGACGGAGCAGGATTTGATTTTCGATGTGAAAAAGGCTTACTATAACCTGGTGAGTTCCCAGGCAAATGTTCATGAACAGGAGAAACTCCTGCGCCAGGCAGAGTCAATTTTGGAAGAGGTCAGAAAGAAACATAGCTTGAAATTGATAACCAAAGAGGAACTCCTGAATGTTCAATCTCAACATAATCAAGCCAATTACCAGAAGATTTCTGAAGAGAAAGACTACTCTTTGGCTCTGTTGACTCTTAAGCAGTTACTCAATCTGGACGAGCCCGTTTCTGTGGAAGTTGACACTGAGCTCGATTTTCAGGATTTGGGCATCTCTTTGGAGCAAAGTCTGGAGGTGGCAGGGGAACATAACCTGGACCTCGCCATAAGCAAACTTTCCATGAAATTCGCTGAGATGGGAAAGAAGATTGCCAGAAGCGACCAGAAGTTCAAAATTGACCTGAGTGGATTTTATGGCAGAGGTGGTGGCGCCTATAAAACGGAAGACCTCAAGATTTCTGACTCCTGGTATGCAGGGATTAAAGTTAGCAAAACTTTAGGGGGGAGCACGATAAGTTCCGGGTATACATCTGACCAGACCAATCCAAAATTGGGACAGACGTCGAGAACCGAGTCAAACACGGGTTCTGTTACCCTATCCCTCTTCGACAATTTAAAAAATCTTTCCGAAGAGAAAGAATCTGATATTGAGTACGAAAAGGCTGTCAACGAAGTCAAAAAGACAGAAAAGAAGATGGAATCGGAAGTAAAGGAATCCTATTTTAACTACGAAAAATCTCTAATCCAGATTGAAGCCACTTCTAAAGAGATAGAATTCCGCAATGAACAAGAGAGGATTGCCAGAGAGAAAGGTAAACGGAATCTCGCTCGCAATTCCGAAGTTTTGGGAGCAGAAATAAACCTGACCAGTGCTCGCACTTCATACAATGAAGCGCTCGCCTATTACCATATAGCTCTGGCCAGTTTAAATAAAGCGATAGGAATTGAAAAGTATAAGAGAGGTGAATGA
- a CDS encoding efflux RND transporter permease subunit — translation MKLSRFSVNRPVTITMIFLGVVLLGFISWKRLPQELFPPITYPQLTVVTLYGNAAPEEMENLITKPLEEAIGTVKDLKKIKSISREGVSMVTAEFDWGTNMGFAHLELREKIDPVKELLPLESEDPIILPVNPFSRPIMILSVTGQETPRELLKIARRIKDKIEKVTGVASATIGGGKEREILVEVDQGRLQASRVSILSLVEALKNSNLNYPAGTTKGKLYEYLIRTMGEFKTVSEINDTVVEVDTINSSKRPQKLSREEEESKPYEEKRLILLSDLATVKDTLKEDKSYSRHNGGDNISLAIQKQAEANTIQTVKRIRASLENLKLSLPRGINLDVIYDESIFIKKSIMGVRNAALIGGALAFFVLYIFLRSLRVSAIICTSIPLSIMAVFSLMYFKGISINMMSLGGLALGVGMLVDNAIVVIENIFRHQQTGLHQKEAAVKGAEEVSEAITSSTLTTIAVFLPMLFVVGIAGQLFKDLLFAVTFSLVASLLVALTLVPRLAASRRKGDTKKGVNSLFHNSSFTPLKKTRIINIYSKLLSTCLAHKSLITIVVLALFAISFLFLSTTSKEFMPKIDQGEFIIKVNMPTGARLQVTDSVTRKIEELLRKIPEVKDVTATVGSSSENVLEVLGSHQAQVVVKLYRGKLPKTTKDSSKAKTRKVRSSTQVLQKLISSKSKTRKARSSAEVIQDLKSMLRKEKTVAPAEIEYILEESAFKSTLETAAPVVIEIKGPRLNVLKKISEEVAQEIESIPGIYGVRSSLALPSPETKVHIDKDRASVYNLSVTDIARTALIAIRGYVATKFKQEGREIDVTVRLRPEDRVDVSRLRALTVHSNIDVEVPLAEVATLITGKGPSEIKRLDQQRTVLVTANIFKRSLNDVIRDIKEKLTNYQNISDYSVILSGETQKMRESFKSLRFALIFAVILVYMIMAAQFESLWQPFIIMFTLPLSLIGVGLALLVTHTSLNVIVLMGIIMLGGIVVNNGIVLIDYINRIKKEGIDTLEAVIRASKTRFRPILMTTLTTVLGLLPLALGFGEGAELRAPLAITVIGGLLTATFFTLLIIPNFYLIGEKLFEKRHNKE, via the coding sequence ATGAAATTATCAAGGTTTTCTGTTAACAGACCCGTAACCATAACAATGATTTTTTTGGGGGTGGTACTTCTCGGTTTTATTTCCTGGAAGAGGCTACCACAGGAACTGTTTCCTCCCATAACATATCCTCAATTAACCGTGGTAACTCTCTATGGAAATGCAGCTCCTGAGGAGATGGAAAACCTAATCACTAAACCGCTTGAGGAAGCGATTGGAACAGTTAAAGACCTGAAGAAGATAAAATCGATTTCCCGGGAAGGCGTATCAATGGTTACTGCTGAATTCGACTGGGGAACGAATATGGGATTCGCCCATCTGGAGTTAAGGGAGAAAATAGACCCGGTAAAGGAACTATTACCCTTAGAATCAGAAGACCCCATCATACTGCCGGTCAATCCTTTCTCCCGGCCGATTATGATTTTGAGCGTAACTGGCCAGGAGACACCGCGGGAACTTCTAAAAATCGCCCGGCGAATTAAAGACAAAATCGAGAAAGTTACAGGAGTCGCCTCGGCAACAATAGGTGGCGGGAAAGAGAGGGAAATACTGGTTGAGGTTGACCAGGGAAGACTTCAAGCTTCTAGAGTATCCATTCTATCTCTTGTAGAGGCTTTAAAGAACTCAAATCTAAATTATCCCGCAGGGACAACCAAAGGTAAACTTTATGAGTATCTCATCAGAACTATGGGCGAATTCAAAACAGTATCTGAGATAAATGATACCGTAGTGGAAGTAGATACCATCAATTCATCAAAGCGACCTCAAAAGTTAAGCCGGGAAGAGGAAGAATCGAAGCCCTATGAAGAGAAACGGCTCATTCTCCTGTCAGATTTAGCCACGGTGAAAGATACACTCAAGGAGGATAAAAGTTACTCACGGCACAACGGGGGAGATAATATTTCTTTGGCTATCCAGAAACAAGCCGAAGCCAATACTATTCAAACTGTAAAAAGGATTCGCGCGAGTTTAGAAAATTTAAAGCTTTCCTTGCCCAGAGGAATCAATTTAGATGTCATATACGACGAGTCGATTTTCATCAAGAAATCTATTATGGGAGTCAGGAATGCTGCCCTCATTGGGGGTGCATTGGCTTTCTTTGTCCTTTACATCTTCTTAAGGAGTCTACGGGTTTCAGCAATTATCTGTACATCGATTCCCCTCTCCATTATGGCCGTGTTCAGTTTAATGTATTTCAAGGGAATCTCCATTAACATGATGTCTCTGGGAGGACTGGCTTTAGGAGTGGGAATGTTAGTAGATAACGCCATTGTTGTAATCGAGAACATATTCCGTCACCAGCAAACCGGACTCCATCAAAAAGAAGCTGCAGTTAAAGGAGCGGAAGAAGTAAGTGAAGCCATCACCTCCTCAACACTAACTACCATAGCAGTGTTCTTACCTATGCTGTTTGTTGTAGGAATAGCCGGTCAGTTGTTCAAGGATTTGCTCTTTGCTGTAACCTTCTCTCTGGTAGCATCTCTATTAGTGGCTTTAACCTTAGTCCCCCGCCTCGCCGCCAGTCGGAGAAAAGGGGACACCAAAAAAGGGGTCAACTCTCTTTTTCACAATTCTTCTTTCACTCCCCTAAAGAAGACTAGAATTATAAATATCTACTCTAAATTGCTTTCCACTTGTCTGGCTCACAAATCTCTTATAACAATAGTTGTCCTGGCTCTATTTGCTATTAGTTTTCTCTTCCTTTCCACCACTAGTAAAGAATTCATGCCCAAAATAGACCAGGGTGAATTTATTATAAAGGTGAACATGCCCACAGGCGCCCGGCTACAGGTTACCGATTCTGTAACCAGAAAGATAGAAGAATTACTGCGTAAGATTCCAGAAGTTAAAGATGTCACAGCCACTGTGGGCTCCTCTTCAGAAAATGTTCTGGAAGTCTTAGGTTCCCATCAGGCCCAGGTAGTAGTGAAACTGTACAGGGGAAAATTGCCAAAAACTACAAAAGATAGTTCAAAAGCCAAAACCCGCAAGGTCCGCTCCAGTACGCAGGTGCTTCAGAAACTGATATCTTCAAAATCAAAAACCCGGAAGGCCCGTTCCAGCGCCGAGGTAATCCAGGATTTGAAATCGATGCTCAGAAAAGAGAAGACGGTTGCCCCTGCTGAGATTGAATACATTCTGGAAGAGAGCGCCTTCAAGTCTACCTTAGAAACTGCTGCACCAGTAGTAATTGAAATAAAGGGACCGCGACTGAATGTGCTTAAGAAAATATCTGAGGAGGTAGCCCAAGAAATCGAATCTATCCCGGGAATCTACGGAGTGAGAAGCAGCCTGGCATTGCCTTCCCCGGAGACAAAAGTCCATATAGACAAGGATAGAGCTTCTGTTTATAACCTCTCTGTAACCGACATAGCCCGAACTGCCCTTATTGCTATCAGAGGATATGTGGCAACCAAATTTAAACAAGAAGGTCGGGAAATAGATGTCACAGTGAGACTTAGACCGGAAGACAGGGTAGATGTATCCAGGCTAAGAGCTCTGACAGTCCATTCAAACATCGACGTAGAGGTTCCCCTGGCAGAAGTTGCTACTCTCATTACGGGAAAAGGTCCAAGTGAAATAAAACGGCTCGACCAGCAAAGGACTGTCCTGGTTACAGCCAATATTTTCAAAAGAAGTCTGAACGATGTGATAAGGGACATTAAGGAGAAATTGACAAACTATCAAAATATTTCTGACTACTCGGTAATCTTGAGCGGAGAAACACAAAAGATGAGGGAGTCCTTCAAGAGTTTAAGATTTGCTCTGATTTTTGCTGTGATCCTCGTTTATATGATTATGGCTGCGCAGTTCGAATCACTCTGGCAACCTTTCATAATTATGTTCACACTTCCTCTGTCTTTAATTGGGGTGGGTTTAGCTCTACTTGTAACACATACTTCATTGAACGTTATAGTATTGATGGGAATTATCATGTTGGGCGGAATTGTGGTGAATAACGGCATCGTTCTAATCGACTATATCAACAGGATTAAAAAAGAAGGAATTGATACGCTAGAAGCAGTTATAAGAGCAAGCAAGACCAGGTTCAGGCCAATCTTAATGACCACGCTTACAACTGTTTTGGGACTGCTCCCGCTGGCCTTAGGTTTTGGGGAAGGAGCCGAGTTGAGAGCTCCTCTGGCAATCACAGTCATCGGAGGACTTTTAACAGCCACTTTCTTTACCTTATTAATTATACCCAATTTCTACTTAATCGGTGAAAAACTTTTTGAAAAAAGACATAATAAGGAGTAG